In Corynebacterium sp. P4-C1, the sequence GCGGACGCCGCTATTCGCAGCGCGACATCTCCCGCCTGCGCACGATCCAGCGCCTGTCGCAGGAAGAAGGCGTGAACCTAGCCGGAATCAAGACGATCATCGAATTGAGCGAGCGGATCGATTCCCTGGAGGGCGAGTTGGCTGCCGAGCGGAAACGCAGCACAGAGCTGGCACAGTGCTTGAGCAACTCACAGAACCGGAACCGGCGCGGCGGGGAGCTCGTTCACGTGCCGCGTTCCACGGCGGTGGTGACGTGGCGCCGGCACCGAGGGGAGTGAGCGCTGGGCACCTGTGAATGTCGCTCTACCTGTTGCAGGGTTTCTGGAAGCAGGTTTTAATTTTCGGTGGAAGTCACTGGCACGTACTTGCTCGCCACCTTTCGTTTCCTCTAGCTGTCAAACTTTGAAAGCCACAACAGATGAAACTTCGTTCTTGTGCCCTGGCGACCTGTGCTGCAGCTGTCGCCACCTCTTTGTTCCCGGCAGTGGCTGAGGCCGCTACGACCACCCCGATTGAACACGTTGTGGTCATCTACTCGGAGAACATCTCCTTCGACCACTACTTTGCTACCTACCCGAACGCCCTCAACGTCGAGGGCGAGAAGCTGCAGGGCAGCGACAAGCAGGCCCCGAAGTTCGAAGCCAAACCGGACACCCCGAAGGCCACCAACCTGGAAAACGCTAACCTGCTCGGGGACGCGA encodes:
- a CDS encoding helix-turn-helix transcriptional regulator gives rise to the protein MDATSNVEAVGEYYVISVAAELTGMHAQTLRTYDRMGLVTPMRTSGGGRRYSQRDISRLRTIQRLSQEEGVNLAGIKTIIELSERIDSLEGELAAERKRSTELAQCLSNSQNRNRRGGELVHVPRSTAVVTWRRHRGE